The Lolium rigidum isolate FL_2022 chromosome 1, APGP_CSIRO_Lrig_0.1, whole genome shotgun sequence region cactccaccaccatggcctccTCAAGGCTGGCTACTGCTATGGTCCTTGTGATCCTGTCACCAACATCATCCTCAACACCATTTGGTATGACACCGCGTTTCCTCCAGAGCAACATTTTGAGGTTGCAACGATCTGCACAAAGAGCCTCGCGCGCATCGAGCTCCTCTCCCTTCATGGCCTTGTTGCCTACATCTGCGTCTGTTTCCCTGGCTTTTCTGCATATGAAGCTATGAGACGCCTGCTTATCTGCAATGCCAGTCTTCATAGCGTCATTGAGATGGCAAAAAGAGAAGGTCATGATGAAGACATCCTCTTTTCTGAATCTGTTGCCTATGATACCGCGTCTCGTGCTACGCATCATCCCAGACCTGCTGCATTTGTAGAATTTGCGAGGACAGTGATGCCGCATGTGGGGAGAACCCTTGGGTCAACGCGTGAGGTTAAGCGGGGCCTCTCTTCCAGAGATGTTTTTACCATATCTAAAACTTTGTCACCAGAATTGCCGTCTAGCAAATCTTCGGAGAAGGTCCAGATATTAAGCAGTCCCGCCACCAAGATCATCTCAGCAAACCTCGATGAATCTAAGGCTTGTCAGGATACAATTGTCAAAATGGTTGAAGCTGCATTACGCAGATATGCTCAACAACAGGCAAGTTAAATTTGTGTCCTGTAACTTATTGTTGCATACTAGCACTtgctgtgttggacacattggctgATCTTGTCCTTCTTTATCTGATTATTATAGGGACAGGAATATGAACTTCATGTTATCTGTGGTATGAATTCTACAATACCTGAGTATGGTGTATTCTACAGCTACCCATTTTCTCACATGAACATCTTGGCGACACGAAGAGGTTCCCagaatgatgacgctgatcaagtTCCCACGCTCTTCTTCATCCAATGTAGCGATAGTGATGTAGACATGCAGCACAAGGAATTTTT contains the following coding sequences:
- the LOC124661014 gene encoding uncharacterized protein LOC124661014; translation: MVLLDKIHMLYLEAISCIPKDELRSLHHHGLLKAGYCYGPCDPVTNIILNTIWYDTAFPPEQHFEVATICTKSLARIELLSLHGLVAYICVCFPGFSAYEAMRRLLICNASLHSVIEMAKREGHDEDILFSESVAYDTASRATHHPRPAAFVEFARTVMPHVGRTLGSTREVKRGLSSRDVFTISKTLSPELPSSKSSEKVQILSSPATKIISANLDESKACQDTIVKMVEAALRRYAQQQAS